The genome window AACGTGCCCAAGGGCGGCATCACTGCGCTGCTGGGAGGCAACGGCGCGGGCAAGACCACGACGCTCAAGGCAATCTCGGGGCTTTTGGCTTCGGAACGTGGAGAGGTCACCAAAGGCTCAATCAAATACCGTGGTGGTCCGATTCAGCATCAAGACCCAGCCGAAACCGTAAAAAAGGGTGTCGTGCAGGTCATGGAAGGCCGGCACTGCTTTGAGCACCTCACCATCGAAGAAAACCTGCTAACCGGTGCCTATACCCGCACCGACGGCAATGCCGCGATCCAGCGTGACCTTGAGATGGTTTATGATTATTTCCCCCGCCTGAAAGAGCGCCGCCGCTCGCAGGCTGGCTATACCTCGGGTGGGGAGCAGCAGATGTGCGCCATTGGTCGCGCGCTAATGTCCCGCCCTGAGACGATCCTTTTGGATGAGCCGTCGATGGGCCTTGCCCCGCAATTGGTTGAGCAGATTTTCGAGATCGTGAAATCGGTGAACGAGAAAGAAGGCGTGACCTTCCTGTTGGCGGAGCAAAACACCAACGTCGCGCTGCGCTTTGCGCATTACGGCTACATTCTTGAATCTGGTCGCGTTGTGATGGATGGCCCCGCCAAAGACCTGCGAGAGAACCAAGACGTGAAGGAATTCTACCTCGGCATGTCCGACGAGGGACGTAAAAGCTTCCGCGATGTACGCAGCTACCGCCGCAGGAAACGCTGGCTGAGCTAAGCGCCCGAGACTGAAATCAAAAAGGCAACCGAGCCGGGCTTATGCCCTCTCCAGTGATGCCATAGCAGGAAAGTGACAGGGATGCCGACCAAGCCCCATTTCGACGATCTGGAAACCCGCAGCGCCACTGAACGCGCCGCTGATTTGGCCAAGACGCTGCCGCAGCAGATTGCCCGTGCGCAAGGGCTTTCAGGCTATGGTGATGCGCTGAAAGAGGTGGACGCGGCGCAGATCACCTCTATCGAGGCCCTTGCCGACCTCCCGGTGCTGCGCAAATCAGAGCTTGGCAAGGCGCAGGCAGGGCAACCGCCTTTTGGCGGTTTCACCACAAAGCCGGTGTATGAGTTCAGCCATGTTTTCCAATCGCCCGGCCCGATCTATGAGCCGTCGAGCAATGATCCCGATTGGTGGCGCATGGGGCGCTTCCTGCATGCCGCAGGCATCGGCGCGGGCGACATCGTGCATAACTGTTTTGGTTACCATTTGACCCCCGCGGGCATGATCTTTGAATCCGGTGCGCGGGCGGTGGGGGCAACTGTGCTGCCTGCCGGAACAGGCCAGACCGAGCTTCAGGTCGCCGCCGCCCGTGATGTGGGTTCGACCGCCTATGCGGGCACGCCGGATTACCTCAAGGTGATTTTGGAGAAAGCCGACGCGATGGGCGTTGATCTAAAGATCACCAAAGCAGCCGTCGGCGGCGGTGCGTTGTTTCCCAGCCTGCGCGCCTATTACGAGGAGCGCGGCATCACCTGCCTGCAATCCTATGCCACGGCTGATCTGGGCAATATCGCCTATGAAAGCCCTGCGATGGAGGGGCTGATCGTCGACGAACAAATCATCGTCGAGATCGTCACCCCCGGAACCGGCATCCCTGTAGCGCCCGGAGAGGTCGGCGAAGTTGTGGTGACGACTCTTAACCCTGATTACCCGCTGATCCGTTTCGCCACTGGCGATCTGAGTGCCGTGCTCGAAGGCGAAAGCCCCTGTGGACGTACGAATATGCGGATCAAAGGCTGGATGGGCCGCGCTGATCAAACCACGAAAATCAAAGGCATGTTCGTTCGCCCCGAACAGGTGGCGGCATTGGTGGCCCAACACGCCGAGATTGAAAAGGCCCGTGTCATCGCCAGCCGCGAAGGCGAGGCGGATGTGATGACCGTGCAGATTGAGACCGCGAATGGGGACGAAGCGCGTTACGCGCAATCCGTGGCCGATCTGCTCAAGCTGAAGGGCAAGGTCGAATTGGTCTCCCCCGGCTCCTTGCCGCGTGATGGATTGGTGATCGAGGACCAACGAAGCTACGACTAGGGTGCCGCATTGCGCCCTCTGGCATTTCCTAGTGAAATCGTCGAAATAGGGGCATGACGCTGAACGCCGCTTCCACGAACACGACCAAACCACCCCGCGCCCGCGACGGGCTGCGCGCCCTGTCAGGCGTGGCCCTGACTGTGGCTGCTGTCTGTGCGCTGCCGATGCTTGCGGTGCTGATCGCAGCACTTAGCGGTGGGACGGAAACGGTGCAGCATTTGGTTCAGACCGTGCTGGGCCGCTATACGATTACGACGCTGTTACTGGTGCTGTTGGTGTCGGCGGGCACTTTTGCCATTGGTGTCGGCGCGGCGTGGTTGGTTACCATGACACGCTTTCCCGGCGCAAAGTTTTTGGAAATCGCGCTGGTGCTGCCGCTGGCCTTTCCGGCTTATGTACTGGCCTACGCCTATACCCATGTGTTGGATCATCCCGGCATTGTTCAAGAGACCCTGCGCGATGTGACGGGCTGGGGGCCGCGCGACTACTGGTTTCCTGAAATCCGCTCTCTGGGTGGGGCCGCCGCGATGCTGGTGCTGGTGCTTTACCCCTATGTTTACCTGCTGGCCCGCGCGGCATTCCTCCAGCAAAGCGGTACGACTTTTCTTGCCGCGCGTGCGCTTGGATCAAGCGCGTGGTCCGCGTTCTTCAAGGTCAGCTTGCCCCTTGCCCGCCCCGCTATTGCGGGCGGCGTGTTGCTGGCGGTGATGGAGACGATAGCGGATTTCGGGACGGTTGCCTATTTCGGCGTTCAGACCTTTGCCACGGGCATCTACACCAGTTGGTTTTCCATGTTCGACCGCGCCGCCGCCGCGCAGTTGGCGCTATGTTTGCTGAGCTTTGCATTACTTTTGGCGATGCTTGAGCGGGCGCAGCGCGGCAAGGCCCAGTACCATGATCCTGCCCGGCGCCCGCAATCGGCGCCACCTTCGGAGTTGACGGGCTGGCAGGCGGCGGCGGCACTTGTTTTGTGTGGTGTGCCGGTGCTGTTTGGGGCGGTGCTGCCGGTGGTGATCCTCGTCACCATGGGGTTGGAGTCTGAACAGAACCTTTTTAGCCCACGCTACCTTGGATTTATGCGCAACTCTGTGACATTGGCGGGTATCGCTGCGCTGTTGACGGTCTTGGCGGCGATCAGTGTGGGGTTCTTTCGACGGTTGCGGCCGGGCCGGGTTTCTCAGGGCGCGGCATATGTGGCGCGGCTGGGCTACGCCGTGCCGGGCGGGGTGATCGCAGTGGGGCTGCTGGTGCCCTTTGCGATGTTCGATAATGCATTAGATGCTTGGATGCGGGCGACCTTTGATTATTCCACCGGGTTGCTGATCACCGGGTCAATCTGGCTGTTGGTGCTGGCGTATCTGGTACGTTTCCTCGCGGCTGCTTTGGGCGCTTACGAGGGCGGGCAGGCGATGGTTCATGCCAATATGGACGCTGCTGCGCGGTCGTTGGGTCAGACGCCATTGGGCACGTTGCGACGGGTGCATCTGCCGATTCTCGCGCCCAGCCTGCTGACCGCGCTGTTGATTGTGTTCGTTGACGTGATGAAGGAATTGCCCGCAACGCTAATCATGCGGCCCTTCAACTATGACACGCTGGCGGTTCAAGCGTATCGCTTGGCGAGTGACGAGCGGTTGAACGGTGCGGCTGTGCCGAGCCTTGTGATCGTTGCGATGGGGTTGCTGCCGGTGATCTTGATCTGTCGGCAGGTGGGTCGGCAGCGTTAGTGATCGATGGTCTGTGGCTGGGTTCCGGACCGGGGTAGCTGCTGCCTCACAAAAAAAGGCGGGCTCGAAAACCCGCCTCTCTCTAATCCGGTTTTGGTAGGGTTTATTCCCAGCCAACCGTGTTAAAGATTTTCTGCGCGGTGCCGATATTTTCGGCTACGTCCGACAGGTTCACTTCGTCAGCTTTAAACTCACCCAGTTGCTTCACGCTATCGGCCAGCTCCACGCCTTCCACGGTTGGGAACTCATCGTTGCCCGCCGAGAAGTAGACCTGCGCCTGATCGGAGGCGAGATATTCAAGGAACTTCACTGCATTCTCGCTGTTCGGTGCGTTCTTGGCCACGCCGCCGCCCGAAAGGTTCATATGCGCGCCGTTGCCTTCTTGGTCGGGCCAGATCAGGCCAATCTTGCCGATCTCATCGCTGACGCCGTCCACGTCGGTGCGGATCGCACGGGCGAAGTAATAGCTGTTGGAAACAGCGATGTCGCACTCACCCGACACGATGCCGCGCAGCTGGTCGGTGTCGCCGCCCTGAGGTGCCCGCGCCATGTTGTCGACCACGCCCTGCGCCCATTCGGTTGCGGCCTCTTCGCCCTCGTGGGTGACGATCGAAGCTAGCAGTGTCTGGTTATAGGTGTTGGTGGAGGACCGGATGCAGACCTGACCTTTGTAGGCCGGATCGGCGAGGTCCATGTAGGTTGCGGGCGGGTTGTCCAGCGTTTCGTTGTTGAAAAAGATGATCCGCGCGCGCTGCGACAGGCCAAACCACTGGTTGTCATCGTCTTGCAGGTTGCCGGGGATGCGCTCTTCGAGCGTGTCGCTCTCGATGGATTGCAGAAGGCCCATGTCTTTCGCGCGCTTGAGGCGGCTTGTATCGACAGTCAGCAGAACATCCGCCGGGGAGTTCGCGCCCTCGGCTTCCATACGGGCCAGCAGTTCGTCGGCTTTGCCTTCGATGCGGTTGATGGTGATGCCGGTTGCTTCGGTGAAGTCGGAGTAGAGCCGCTCATCGGTGTCATAGTGACGCGAGGAGTATAGGTTCAGCTCGCCATCGGCTAGCGCGGGAAGGGCCAGCGACATCAGCGCGGCGGCAGCAGTCGATGTTTTGCAGAAGGTCATATCAGGGTCCTGTTCCGTTGGGATAACTTGACTGAAATAGTAAGAAACAGATTTTAGGCGTTCCTGCAACCAATTCAATCAGAATTGGAACTGTGACCCCCGACCGCGATGGGCCGGGGGCCGCGCGGTCAGTTATTGTCGATTTTGTCTTGGGTCTTGGTGTCAAAGTCGCTGGCATCGTGACGCTCACGCAGTTGCATCGACAGGTCATCGCCAAAGGCGCGGTTGACCATACGGCCACGGGTCACGGCGGGGCGCGCATCAATCGCCTCGGCCCAACGCATGACGTTTTTATAAGAGGCCACGTCGAGGAACTCTGCCGCGGAATAGAGTCGCCCGAGCACCAACTGGCCATACCAGCTCCAGATCGCCATATCGGCGATGGAGTATTCATCGGCGAAATAGTCATGTTCGGCCAAGTGTTTGTCCATCACATCAAGCTGACGCTTGGTCTCCATCGCGAAGCGGTTGATGGGGTATTCAAACTTCTCGGGCGCATAGGCATAGAAATGGCCAAAACCGCCACCAAGGTAAGGTGCGCTGCCCATCTGCCAAAAGAGCCACGACAGCGCCTCGGTCCGGCGGGCGGGATCGGTCGGCAAGAACGCACCAAATTTTTCAGCCAGATAAAGCAAGATCGCACCCGATTCGAAAACGCGCTGTGGCGTGTCGCCGGAACGGTCTAGCAGCGCGGGGATCTTGGAGTTCGGGTTCACCTCGACAAATCCAGAGCCGAACTGATCACCCTCAGAGATATCAATAAGCCACGCATCATACTCGGCGCCGTTATGGCCAGCCTCTAGCAGTTCCTCGAACATCACCGTGACCTTCACCCCGTTCGGCGTGGCCAGCGAATGCAGTTGAAACGGATGTTCGCCGACGGGCAGTTCTTTGTCATGGGTCGCACCGGCGATGGGCCGGTTGGTGCTGGCGAATTTGCCGCCGCTCTCAGCCTCCCATTTCCAAACTTTGGCGGGCGTATATTCGGGCGTGTCCGACATGATGGTCTTCCTTGTTATTCGGGTCTGCCTTGAAGGTGGGGTTTTGTGCGGGGGTTGCAAGCACTTAACCACAACGAAAAAGGCCGCCCTAAGAAGGAGCGGCCTTTAAAATCGAATTGCTGCAAGTCTCAGCCCTGGCGGGCTTTGAACCGGCGCTGCGTTTTGTTGATGACGTAAACGCGGCCTTTGCGACGCACAACACGGCAATCGCGATGCCGATTCTTGAGCGAGCGGAGCGAATTGCGAACCTTCATAGGTGGTCTCCTCATGTCGTGGCGCGGGCCAGCGCCTGGGTTGCGGGCAACCCGCCAAAGACGGGTCGATGAATAAATGGTGGGCGATACTGGGATCGAACCAGTGACCCCTTCGATGTCAACGAAGTGCTCTACCGCTGAGCTAATCACCCACTTAACGACGTTTCAAAATCGGCCCCACACAAAAAATGGGGCGCGAAATTTCGCGCCGTTTGGGTGCTATAAAAGGAGTCGGCGGCGGGATCAAGGGCTTTTGGCGCGGAATAAACACGCTATGTTCGACTTAGAGGGATTTATTATGCCTATGACCGCCTACGAAGTACTGCATCCTGACCGCAACCTGTCTTGCGTGGTCTTTGCGTCCCCTCATTCGGGCCGTGATTATGCGGCCTCGTTCCTACGGCGTTCTATCTTGGATGAACATGCAATCCGGTCTTCTGAGGATGCGTTTGTCGATCAATTGTTTGATTGTGCGCCGCGCTACGGTGCTTCGTTTATCAAAGCGGGAGCGCCGAGGGCCTATATTGACCTCAACCGTGCGCCCGAAGAATTGGACCCGTCTGTAATCGAAGGTGTCGCGCGGCAGGGGCATAACCCGCGCGTGGCCTCCGGACTAGGGGTGATTCCCCGCGTGGTGGCCAATGGCCGCGCAATTTATCGCGGCAAGCTCTCTCAAGAAGAGGCGCAATTGCGAATCGATAGCTATTGGCGGCCCTATCATAGCAAATTGCAGGAACTTCTGACGCGGGCGCATCGTCGCCACGGGCAGGCAGTGCTGGTTGATTGCCATTCCATGCCGCACGAAGCGATGGACGGCGTGGCGCGCAGCGGCATGCGGCGGCCTGATGTCGTGCTAGGTGATCGTTTCGGCGCGGCAGCAGGAGGGGAGGTTGTCGACAGGATCGAAGCGGCATTTGTGGATGCTGGTTTTATCGTGACGCGCAACTCGCCCTTTGCCGGGGCCTACATTACTCAAGCCTATGGCCGCCCCTCGCGCGGACAGCACGCGGTGCAGGTTGAGATCGACCGGGCGCTTTATATGAATGAGCGTTTGATTCGCCCTAATGGCGCATTCGAGGCGGTGCAGGCAGCGCTGAGACGGGTGGTGGCCGACGTGGCGCAGATTGGACAAGAGCGCCTGCCGCTGGCGGCGGAGTAATCTCAGCGCAGGGCGCGCCCTTTTAGGATCGCTTTCTCGCCAAATCGGCTGCGGATGCTATCTGCGGCGCGTTCGGCCTTGCTGCGCTGCGCCGCGCCGGGGTCAAGTAGATCGCCCCCCATATCCGCACCCTCGGCCCCGGAAAGATCAGATAGGCCGACACCGATAAGACGGTAGGAGTTACGATGTTCGACCTGATCAAACAGCGCGCGGGCCGTGCGGTAGATGCGGTCGGCCAATTGCGTTGGATCATGCAGCGACAGGCGACGCGATAGCAAAGAGTGATCGGCGCGTTTGAGTTTTAACGTCACCACACGGCCTGCCATTTCTTTGGCCTTGGCGCGGTCCGCGACCTTTTCCGCCAGTCGCCAGAGGTGCCCGTCAAGAATCTCGGCGTTTCCTGTATCGTCAGAGAATGTCGTTTCATTGCTGATTGACTTCACCGGGCGGTGGCGCGACACGCGGCGTTTGTCTTGGCCCCGCGCCAAGTGCCACAGCCGGTCGCCCATGCTGCCAAAGCGGGCGATTAGATCGGTTTGCTCCCACCGCAACAGATCGGAAAAGCTGCGGATGCCCGCCTTTTCCAAAGAGGTTTGCGTGGCCGCCCCAACGCCCCAGATCATGCCGACGGGTTTGTCGCGCAGAAAGTCCGCCGTTTCCGCCGCGCCAATCACCGAAAACCCATGCGGCTTGTCGAGGTCCGAGGCGACTTTGGCTAGAAATTTATTATGGCTCAGTCCGATGGAGCCGGTCAGACCCAGTTCCACTTTCATCCGTCGCACCAGCCGCGCCAGCATCATTGCGGGCGGCTGGCCGTGTAGCCGCGCGGTGCCGGTCATGTCGAGGAAGGCCTCATCGAGCGACAGAGGCTCAATCGCCGGGGTCATTTCTTCCATCATCGCGCGGATCGCGCGGGAGGCTTCGACATAGGCCTCCATCCGGGGTTTGATGATGACCGCTTCGGGGCAAAGCTTGAGCGCCTGAAACATCGGCATGGCCGATCGCACCCCACGGATGCGTGCCACATAACAGGCGGTCGACACAACGCCGCGCCGCCCGCCGCCGATGATAACGGGTTTGCCGGCCAGTTCGGGATTGTCGCGTTTCTCGACCGAGGCATAGAAGGCGTCACAATCCATATGGGCGATCGATAGATCGAAAAGCTCGGGATGTGACAGCACACGCGGGCTGCCACAGCGCGAACAGCGCCGCGCAGGCGGGATTTCGTTCAAACAGTCGCGACAGAGGGTAGCCATGGACACACCGAGAGGGCAGGGTTCGGGCAACAACTCTAAACAAATCGCAGAGGTTTAACCATGGGCTTTGAAGGGGCCAAGCTGGCGCTTTATCTTGGTGGAAAGCTGGCCGTGATCCTACGCGATGACACGCCGGGGCTGCCATTTGCCGATCATTGGGATTTGCCCGGCGGCGGGCGTGAAGGGGAAGAGACCCCTTTGGCCTGTGCGCTGCGCGAATGTCACGAGGAGTTGGGGATAGCCGTGCCAGAGGACGCGGTGATCTGGCAGGGCAGTTTTGACGAGGCGGGGCTGACCAAATGGTTCTTCGTCGCGCATTTACCGGCGCATGCGGAGGCTGAGATCGTATTTGGCAACGAGGGACAGCGTTGGTGTCTGATGGAGAAAGAAGAGTTTTTGAACCACCCCCGCGCCGTGCCCGCATTTCAGGACAGGCTTCGGGTCTATCTGGGGCAGCCGGGTACCGATAAAATTAAAGCTATGTGAGGGGAATAAAGGCCCCCCGCTTGTGTGAGCGGGGGGAGGTGACGAACATCAGGAAGAACCAGTTCGTCGGGGAGTATCACCTGAGTTCAACATAACATGTCGGGGCGATCTGGCCTAACGATGATGGCCCTGTCGCAGGTGCATCCCACCGCTCTGTGGTCGATTTGCTACAGACGACGGGAAGCGCTTTGTTAATGCTCGGAAATTTCCCGCAACACTTCACGGGCGGCAGCGGCCGGGTCTTTGGCCTGCCAGATTGGACGGCCCACAACGATGTGATCGGCGCCATCTGCGATGGCCTGTCCCGGTGTCGCAACACGCTTTTGATCGCCCAGAGCAGCGCCTTGAGGACGTACGCCGGGAGTGACGATAAGCTTACCCATCGCTTCGGGCAACGCGCGGATAGCGGCAGCTTCTTGGGGGGAGGCGATGATACCATCGGCGCCGGCATCCAATGCGCGGCCTGCGCGGGTTAGCACCAAATCTTTCAGATCGCCCGATTGGATCAGGGCCGCGTCAAGGTCGGCGCGGTCTAGCGAGGTCAGGATCGTAACGGCGAGGATCTTCATATCGGTGCCCGCCGCACCTTGTTTGGCAGCCGCCACCACATGCGGGTCGCCATGCACGGTAAGGAAATCCAGATCAAACTGTGCCAGCCCGCGCACCGCAGCTTCAACCGTGGCACCGATATCGAAAAGCTTCATATCCAAAAAGATGCGCTTGCCGTGCTCTTGCTTAAGCTCGTTGGCCAGCGCCAGCCCGCCGCCGGTGAGCATCCCAAGCCCGATTTTATAAAACCCCACGGCATCGCCGAGGGTCTGGGCCAATTCCATCCCCGCGACCGCGTGGGGAACATCAAGGGCGACGATCAGACGGTCATCAGACATGCGGGGGCTCCTGCCAAATTTCAAACGGCTTTGACCTACGTCGCGCGACGAGGCAAGTCCATCATTCATGCAGGCTGTAGGCAAAAAAGAGGCCCGAACGCCGCATTGCGGGGTCCGGGCCAAGTGTTCAGAGACTTAGCAGGCAGGCACTGGTCTCTGGTGTGCGGATCGCCACATCGGGACAGTTGAGGTGGCGGCAGGTCCGCAGGCAGCCGCGCGGCAGGCAGGCGCCGCGCGGGAGGGGGTCAGGCTGCGTCGCGACCGGGGAGGTGCATAACCTCTTCCAGCCAACGCAGCGGATCAAAGCTGCGGCGTCCGGCCCGCTGAGCGGGGACGTGGCGCAGAACATCGGAACTTAGGCCACGTTTTTGGGCGTGGCGGCGGATGGCCTGACGGGACAGCCCGTCGGCAGCATCGCGGTATGACATGGTGATCGGGGCATCAATCGCGCAAGCGTAGCGGCGCAACTGCTCTCCGTCTTGGACGGTGACCAGCGCTTCGAAACACTGAGTAGCCGCGTTATAGATGACATCGGTCAACTGGATAGGGCGCGTCTGCATCGTTTCACCTCTTGTGTTCGTTTGAACCCGGCAGGCCTTCTTTTTCCTGCTCTCTTTCGTCTGCATGGTTAACGCAGAGGGCGCCCAAATGGTTTCATTCTGCGAGTGTGTTCTGTGGATAATTTGTGAATAGACATTGTAAACAAATGGTTAAGTCTGTATTTTTTTCTAGTTTTTGCCCCATTTTCGCCTTATTAGCGAAAAACACCCTTTGCGCATCGCGACGGTCAGCAACTTTTCGCGCTGTATTGGTCTTGAACCAAGGGGGGCTCTTCCCCAATTTGAAAGCAAGGCTCAGACCGCCGCGTGCCACTTTTGGGCGCGGCATTTTAGAGCGCTTGTAGAAAAGGAGAGACCCATGGACTTGAGCAAGTTCACGGAAAGATCGCGCGGCTTTATTCAGGCGGCGCAGACCATTGCAACACGGGAAAGCCACCAACGGCTGGCCCCTGAACATGTA of Sulfitobacter sp. DSM 110093 contains these proteins:
- the pyrF gene encoding orotidine-5'-phosphate decarboxylase, whose translation is MSDDRLIVALDVPHAVAGMELAQTLGDAVGFYKIGLGMLTGGGLALANELKQEHGKRIFLDMKLFDIGATVEAAVRGLAQFDLDFLTVHGDPHVVAAAKQGAAGTDMKILAVTILTSLDRADLDAALIQSGDLKDLVLTRAGRALDAGADGIIASPQEAAAIRALPEAMGKLIVTPGVRPQGAALGDQKRVATPGQAIADGADHIVVGRPIWQAKDPAAAAREVLREISEH
- the yghU gene encoding glutathione-dependent disulfide-bond oxidoreductase is translated as MSDTPEYTPAKVWKWEAESGGKFASTNRPIAGATHDKELPVGEHPFQLHSLATPNGVKVTVMFEELLEAGHNGAEYDAWLIDISEGDQFGSGFVEVNPNSKIPALLDRSGDTPQRVFESGAILLYLAEKFGAFLPTDPARRTEALSWLFWQMGSAPYLGGGFGHFYAYAPEKFEYPINRFAMETKRQLDVMDKHLAEHDYFADEYSIADMAIWSWYGQLVLGRLYSAAEFLDVASYKNVMRWAEAIDARPAVTRGRMVNRAFGDDLSMQLRERHDASDFDTKTQDKIDNN
- a CDS encoding phenylacetate--CoA ligase family protein, translated to MPTKPHFDDLETRSATERAADLAKTLPQQIARAQGLSGYGDALKEVDAAQITSIEALADLPVLRKSELGKAQAGQPPFGGFTTKPVYEFSHVFQSPGPIYEPSSNDPDWWRMGRFLHAAGIGAGDIVHNCFGYHLTPAGMIFESGARAVGATVLPAGTGQTELQVAAARDVGSTAYAGTPDYLKVILEKADAMGVDLKITKAAVGGGALFPSLRAYYEERGITCLQSYATADLGNIAYESPAMEGLIVDEQIIVEIVTPGTGIPVAPGEVGEVVVTTLNPDYPLIRFATGDLSAVLEGESPCGRTNMRIKGWMGRADQTTKIKGMFVRPEQVAALVAQHAEIEKARVIASREGEADVMTVQIETANGDEARYAQSVADLLKLKGKVELVSPGSLPRDGLVIEDQRSYD
- a CDS encoding N-formylglutamate amidohydrolase translates to MPMTAYEVLHPDRNLSCVVFASPHSGRDYAASFLRRSILDEHAIRSSEDAFVDQLFDCAPRYGASFIKAGAPRAYIDLNRAPEELDPSVIEGVARQGHNPRVASGLGVIPRVVANGRAIYRGKLSQEEAQLRIDSYWRPYHSKLQELLTRAHRRHGQAVLVDCHSMPHEAMDGVARSGMRRPDVVLGDRFGAAAGGEVVDRIEAAFVDAGFIVTRNSPFAGAYITQAYGRPSRGQHAVQVEIDRALYMNERLIRPNGAFEAVQAALRRVVADVAQIGQERLPLAAE
- a CDS encoding Fe(3+) ABC transporter substrate-binding protein encodes the protein MTFCKTSTAAAALMSLALPALADGELNLYSSRHYDTDERLYSDFTEATGITINRIEGKADELLARMEAEGANSPADVLLTVDTSRLKRAKDMGLLQSIESDTLEERIPGNLQDDDNQWFGLSQRARIIFFNNETLDNPPATYMDLADPAYKGQVCIRSSTNTYNQTLLASIVTHEGEEAATEWAQGVVDNMARAPQGGDTDQLRGIVSGECDIAVSNSYYFARAIRTDVDGVSDEIGKIGLIWPDQEGNGAHMNLSGGGVAKNAPNSENAVKFLEYLASDQAQVYFSAGNDEFPTVEGVELADSVKQLGEFKADEVNLSDVAENIGTAQKIFNTVGWE
- a CDS encoding orotidine 5-phosphate decarboxylase: MQTRPIQLTDVIYNAATQCFEALVTVQDGEQLRRYACAIDAPITMSYRDAADGLSRQAIRRHAQKRGLSSDVLRHVPAQRAGRRSFDPLRWLEEVMHLPGRDAA
- a CDS encoding iron ABC transporter permease translates to MTLNAASTNTTKPPRARDGLRALSGVALTVAAVCALPMLAVLIAALSGGTETVQHLVQTVLGRYTITTLLLVLLVSAGTFAIGVGAAWLVTMTRFPGAKFLEIALVLPLAFPAYVLAYAYTHVLDHPGIVQETLRDVTGWGPRDYWFPEIRSLGGAAAMLVLVLYPYVYLLARAAFLQQSGTTFLAARALGSSAWSAFFKVSLPLARPAIAGGVLLAVMETIADFGTVAYFGVQTFATGIYTSWFSMFDRAAAAQLALCLLSFALLLAMLERAQRGKAQYHDPARRPQSAPPSELTGWQAAAALVLCGVPVLFGAVLPVVILVTMGLESEQNLFSPRYLGFMRNSVTLAGIAALLTVLAAISVGFFRRLRPGRVSQGAAYVARLGYAVPGGVIAVGLLVPFAMFDNALDAWMRATFDYSTGLLITGSIWLLVLAYLVRFLAAALGAYEGGQAMVHANMDAAARSLGQTPLGTLRRVHLPILAPSLLTALLIVFVDVMKELPATLIMRPFNYDTLAVQAYRLASDERLNGAAVPSLVIVAMGLLPVILICRQVGRQR
- a CDS encoding NUDIX hydrolase, encoding MGFEGAKLALYLGGKLAVILRDDTPGLPFADHWDLPGGGREGEETPLACALRECHEELGIAVPEDAVIWQGSFDEAGLTKWFFVAHLPAHAEAEIVFGNEGQRWCLMEKEEFLNHPRAVPAFQDRLRVYLGQPGTDKIKAM
- a CDS encoding DNA polymerase IV, encoding MATLCRDCLNEIPPARRCSRCGSPRVLSHPELFDLSIAHMDCDAFYASVEKRDNPELAGKPVIIGGGRRGVVSTACYVARIRGVRSAMPMFQALKLCPEAVIIKPRMEAYVEASRAIRAMMEEMTPAIEPLSLDEAFLDMTGTARLHGQPPAMMLARLVRRMKVELGLTGSIGLSHNKFLAKVASDLDKPHGFSVIGAAETADFLRDKPVGMIWGVGAATQTSLEKAGIRSFSDLLRWEQTDLIARFGSMGDRLWHLARGQDKRRVSRHRPVKSISNETTFSDDTGNAEILDGHLWRLAEKVADRAKAKEMAGRVVTLKLKRADHSLLSRRLSLHDPTQLADRIYRTARALFDQVEHRNSYRLIGVGLSDLSGAEGADMGGDLLDPGAAQRSKAERAADSIRSRFGEKAILKGRALR
- a CDS encoding ABC transporter ATP-binding protein; protein product: MLDAANTNDVAVENLLEVNNIEVIYNHVILVLKGVSLNVPKGGITALLGGNGAGKTTTLKAISGLLASERGEVTKGSIKYRGGPIQHQDPAETVKKGVVQVMEGRHCFEHLTIEENLLTGAYTRTDGNAAIQRDLEMVYDYFPRLKERRRSQAGYTSGGEQQMCAIGRALMSRPETILLDEPSMGLAPQLVEQIFEIVKSVNEKEGVTFLLAEQNTNVALRFAHYGYILESGRVVMDGPAKDLRENQDVKEFYLGMSDEGRKSFRDVRSYRRRKRWLS